GTCGCGCAACTGTTCCGCAAGTGCGAATGCCTCCGCCTGGACGCCTTGTCCAGAGTGGACGACATAGGCTTCCGGACGTTCGATCAGCGCGTCGGCCTGCACCGGATTCCACAGTGACAAAAGGCGCTCGACGCCCATTGCAAAGCCGGCTGCCGGAGCCGGTTTGCCACCGAGCTGCGACACCAGACCGTCGTAGCGACCGCCGGCACATATCGTTCCCTGGGCGCCAAGCTGGTCGGTCACCCACTCGAATACGGTGAGGTTGTAGTAATCCAGGCCGCGCACCAGGCGCGGATTGATGCGGAACGGAATATTCGCGGCGCGCAGCGTGTCCTGGATGGCGGTGAAATGGGCGATCGATTCCTTGCCCAGATAGTCGGACAGCTTAGGCGCCGCCTCGACCAGCGCCTGCATGGCCGGGTTCTTGGTATCGAGGATGCGCAGAGGATTGCTGTGCAGGCGGCGCTTCGCGTCGTCGTCCAGCTGTTCCTGGTGCGCCTCGAAATAGGCGATCAGTGCTGCGCGATGCTGCATGCGCTCCTCGGGCGAACCGAGCGAGTTGATTTCGAGCCGGATGCCCATCAGGTCAAGGTCATCCCACAGGCGCTGACACATCATGATCAGTTCGGCGTCGACATCGGGCCCGGCGTAGCCGAGCGCTTCCACGCCGACCTGGTGGAACTGGCGGTAGCGACCCTTCTGCGGCCGCTCGTGGCGGAACATCGGGCCCATGTACCAGAGCTTGCGCGGGCTGTCATACAGCAGATTGTGTTCGGTCACGGCACGCACGCATGAAGCAGTACCTTCCGGACGCAGCGTCAGGTTTTCACCGTTGAGCGCATCCTCGAAGGAATACATTTCCTTCTCGACGATGTCGGTGACTTCGCCGATCGCACGCTTGAACAACGGGGTGTGCTCGAGCAGCGGCATGCGGATCGGCCGATAGCCGTAGGCGCGCAGCCAGTCGCGCACGATGGTTTCGAAGGCTTCCCAGCGTTCTGCCTCGTCCGGCAGGATGTCGTTCATGCCGCGAACGGCTTGCAGTTTGCTCATTGTTCTGTGTTCAGGCGCCGGTAGTGCCGGCGATCTTCCTGGTATAGGTGCGGGCCACATAGGCATCGACGATGCTGCGAAACTCGGCAGCGATGTTGTCGCCCTTCAGCGTGACGGTCTTTTCGCCGTCCTCGAATACCGGCGCCACCGGTGTTTCGCCGGTGCCCGGCAGCGAAATGCCGATGTTGGCATGCTTGCTCTCACCCGGGCCATTCACGACGCAGCCCATCACGGCCAGCGTCATCCGCTCGACGCCGTCGTACTGCGTTTTCCAGTCAGGCATCCGGTCGCGCACGTAACTCTGGATGTCGGACGCCAGTTCCTGGAAGAAGGTTGAGGTGGTGCGTCCACAGCCCGGGCAGGCTGCGACCATCGGCGTGAAGGCGCGCAGTCCCATGGTCTGCAGCATTTCCTGCGCCACGATCACTTCCTTCGTGCGATCGCCGTTGGGCTCCGGCGTAAGCGACACGCGGATGGTGTCACCGATGCCCTGCTGAAGCAGTACCGCCATCGC
The sequence above is a segment of the Methyloversatilis sp. RAC08 genome. Coding sequences within it:
- the hisS gene encoding histidine--tRNA ligase encodes the protein MSKLQAVRGMNDILPDEAERWEAFETIVRDWLRAYGYRPIRMPLLEHTPLFKRAIGEVTDIVEKEMYSFEDALNGENLTLRPEGTASCVRAVTEHNLLYDSPRKLWYMGPMFRHERPQKGRYRQFHQVGVEALGYAGPDVDAELIMMCQRLWDDLDLMGIRLEINSLGSPEERMQHRAALIAYFEAHQEQLDDDAKRRLHSNPLRILDTKNPAMQALVEAAPKLSDYLGKESIAHFTAIQDTLRAANIPFRINPRLVRGLDYYNLTVFEWVTDQLGAQGTICAGGRYDGLVSQLGGKPAPAAGFAMGVERLLSLWNPVQADALIERPEAYVVHSGQGVQAEAFALAEQLRDAGFATLMHCGGGSFKSQMKRADASGAAVALILGEDEVASGDVTFKPLRGGDQMRISRDDVAEHLAMLLLGGDDTDEDEPLLH